From a region of the Fischerella sp. JS2 genome:
- the lpxB gene encoding lipid-A-disaccharide synthase has protein sequence MRIFISTGEVSGDLQGSLLVTAMRKQAIAAGLKLEIVALGGDKMTAAGAILLGNTTEIGSFGLLESLPFVLPTLQVQRRAIAYLKQNPPDLVVLIDYMGPNLGIGNYLRRYMPQVPIVYYIAPQVWVSSISLGNTERIIHVSDKLLAIFPQEARYFQNKGAKVTWVGHPLVDRIEKFPRREAARRQLGIADDAIAVALLPASRHQELKYLLPVMFQAAQAIQAKLSQVHFWIPLSLEIYRERIEKEIQRHGLQATVVSGQQQEVLAAADLAITKCGTVNLELALLKVPQVVVYRLNPFTYWVARNILKITFPFASPVNLMVMKAIVPEFIQEQASPENIIQAAMEFLLNQERKQQIQADYQEMQRAMGELGVCDRAAKEILRLLYN, from the coding sequence ATGCGAATATTTATTAGTACTGGTGAAGTGTCCGGCGATTTACAGGGGTCGCTATTGGTGACTGCAATGCGAAAGCAAGCTATTGCTGCTGGGTTGAAATTAGAAATTGTGGCTCTTGGTGGTGATAAAATGACGGCAGCAGGAGCAATTTTGTTGGGTAACACCACTGAAATAGGTTCCTTTGGTCTGTTGGAATCTCTACCTTTTGTACTGCCAACTCTGCAAGTCCAGCGTCGGGCGATCGCTTATCTCAAGCAAAACCCACCTGACTTGGTAGTGTTGATTGACTACATGGGACCAAATCTCGGTATCGGCAATTATCTTCGCCGCTATATGCCACAAGTCCCAATAGTATATTATATTGCTCCGCAAGTTTGGGTTTCTTCAATTTCTCTTGGTAATACAGAGCGGATTATTCATGTTAGTGATAAATTATTAGCTATTTTTCCGCAAGAAGCACGTTACTTTCAAAACAAAGGTGCAAAAGTTACTTGGGTCGGTCATCCTCTTGTAGACAGAATAGAAAAATTTCCTCGCCGAGAAGCAGCACGCAGACAGTTGGGAATTGCCGATGATGCGATCGCTGTGGCACTTTTACCTGCCTCCCGTCACCAAGAACTCAAGTATCTTCTACCCGTAATGTTTCAAGCAGCACAGGCAATTCAAGCTAAACTATCACAGGTACATTTCTGGATTCCTTTATCTCTGGAAATATATCGAGAAAGAATAGAAAAAGAGATACAACGACATGGTTTACAAGCTACTGTAGTTTCTGGTCAACAACAAGAAGTACTTGCTGCTGCTGATTTAGCAATTACTAAGTGCGGGACTGTAAATTTAGAACTTGCCTTGTTAAAAGTGCCGCAGGTAGTTGTTTATCGTCTCAATCCTTTTACTTACTGGGTTGCTCGTAATATCCTGAAAATAACTTTTCCCTTTGCCTCACCAGTTAACCTGATGGTAATGAAGGCAATTGTGCCAGAATTTATCCAAGAACAAGCGTCGCCAGAGAATATTATTCAAGCAGCAATGGAATTTTTGCTAAACCAGGAACGTAAACAGCAAATCCAAGCAGATTATCAAGAAATGCAACGAGCTATGGGAGAATTGGGGGTGTGCGATCGCGCCGCTAAAGAAATTTTACGATTGCTATATAACTAA